In the Endozoicomonas sp. SCSIO W0465 genome, TCATAAATGCTGGCCGTGATCACAGGCTGCTCAAACAATTATCAAATTCTGCTTTCTCGGCATTCATATCGGTGTGAACAAAAAGTATCACCAGCCAAATGGCGGGCATGATAGCTGGGTATTAATCATCCAGTGGATGACTGGAATCAAGAAGCGCGTACTTTACGTTCAATTACTGATCAGTATGGGAAATCTACATAGTCAAATGGCAATAAAAAAGCCTCCTGGCCAAAACCAGGAGGCTATCAGAAAACCACTGCCTTCGATCAGTCAGTCAAACGTCTTACGTCTTCTACTGAATCCAGTGTCAGCGCTTCACGAGCCAGACTCTGGCAATGCTCATAGTTCAGGCTGCGAACACGGGCTTTAACAATCGGAATGGCAGGCACACTGATGGACAGTTCCTGAACACCCAGGCCAACCAGAATAGGCACTGCATTCGGGTCACTGGCCAGGCTGCCACAGATCCCCGTCCACTTGCCTTCTCTGTTGGCTGCTTTCACCGTCATATCAATCAGGCGTAATACCGCAGGATGAAGACCATCAATACGTGCCGCCAATTTTGGATGACCACGATCAACGGCCAGTGTGTACTGGGTCAGGTCATTGGTACCGATGGAGAAGAAATCCACTTCCCTGGCAAAATGATCAGCCAGCAGCGCCGCAGAAGGCACCTCAATCATGATGCCCACGTCAACGGTTACGCCCGCCTTCTCCTGCTCTTCCAGCACCAGCTTTTTCACGGCACGGAATTCATCCAGCGAGCTGATCATCGGAAACATGATGCGGGCATGACCGGCATGAGCCGCCTTCAGGATTGCACGAATCTGCTTGCGCAGCATGGCCGGACGGTTAATGCCGATGCGCACACCACGCTCACCCAGGAATGGGTTCTCTTCTCTTGGCAGCGGCAGATAAGCCAGAGGCTTGTCACCACCTACGTCCAACGTACGGATAATGACCGGACGATCTTTACCCATAGCGCCCAGGATGCCTTCATAAGCCTTTACCTGCTCATCCATGGTTGGCTCGGTGGCCCGCTCCATATAAAGGAACTCGGAACGCAGCAGACCGACTGCTTCAGCACCCATTTTGACTGCTTTTTCAGCGTCGTCCTGGTTGGCGATATTGGCAGCAATCTCAACATGGTGACCATCTATAGTCACCGCAGGCTGATCCGCCACTTTCAGCGCAGCTTCCTGTTCAGCCGCCGCACGCTCCTGCCGGGCAATCGTTCTGGCAATCTCTTCCTGAGTAGGATTCACCAGCACGTACCCCTTGTTGGCGTTCAGGATGACATCGGTACCGTTCTCGTACTGACGAACGCTGGCCGGTACGTTGACCAGGTAAGGAATTCCCAAGGAGCCTGCCAGGATCGCCGCATGGGAGGTAGCGCCACCATGCAGGGTCACGATACCAATCACGCGCTGGCGATCCAGAGTAACCACTTCAGAAGGTGTAATGTCTTCCAGACAGAGGATGGTGTTTTCCGGCAGCTGATCGGTACCGCCCTGAATGCCCATCAAGTAGCGCAAAACCCGAAGACCAACGTCTTCTACATCGATGGCCCGGGCCGCCAGCATCGGGTTATCCAGCTTGCGCATTTCATCCGCTTCAGCCAGAAAGCTCCGGTGCCATGCCCACATGGCACTCTTGCCAGCTTCAATCAGTTCACGGGCACGCTCACTGATTGCCGGATCATCCAGCAGCTGCTGATGGGCAACAAATACCTCAGCATGACCACCCACCTGATCCGCTTCCATTTTGGCAACCAGCTGCTGCAGGGATTCCCGGGCTTTCTGAATACCGTAGTCAAGCTGACCCAGTTCGTCACAGACACCAACCCCCTCTTCCGGGTAGCTGGGCAGCTCATGAACCAGATGGTACAGCTTACCAATGGCCATACCCGGTGCCGCTTTAACACCGGGTAAACGACCATCTGAGCCTTCTACCGGGCCAAGCAGTGGTGCTTCTTCTTCCATGACGTCATCTGTGCCCGGAAGAACATCGACAACGGCTTCACCCAGGCCACTGCGGAAACCATCAAGGATTGCTGCCATCGCGTCTTTGGCATCAGGGCCGGTAACGGTGATTTGCAGGTTAGAGCCCAGTACGGTCTGCAACCCCATCAAAGCAGTCAGGCTGTTGGCTTTGCTTTCCTTGCCATTGTCCTTGTTCAGAATCATGACTTCCGAATTGAAGCGCTTGATGATCTGAATCAGAGTGGCAGAAGGACGTGCATGCAGACCCAGTGGATTCTTCAGCACAAAACCTTCTGTCAGGGTTACGCTGTCCTGACGACTGTACTTGCTCTGGGTGGACATGACCTTTTCGGGTTCGGCACCAATGGCAAATACGGTATCCTGCCCCGCCTTGACTTCGGTACTGGGATTAACAACCATACCGGTCTCACCGGTAGTGATCATCATCGCTGTCTGCAGACTGGCTGCCCTCCCTCCCACAACCCCGGGATCAAAGGACAGCAGCTCCTGACCAACAGACACTTTGTCGCCTATTTTGACATTGGTCTCAAAGCCTTCACCACGCAGAACAACGGTATCGATACCTACATGGATCAATACTTCCACGCCGGAATCTGTTTTGATAGCCACGGCATGCCTGGAGTCATGGAGTTGACTGATGGTCCCGGCGCAAGGCGCCAGAACCACAGAATCCGTTGGGTTGATCACAACACCATCACCAATCAACCGTCCGGCAAATACCGGGTCGGCCGACTCCTCGATGGACAACAGCATTCCAGACAAAGGAGCAACAAGTGACAGTTGGCAAAACTTGCCCTCTTTTTTGACATCTCGATCGGAGAGCGTCATTCAGAAACCTCAACTACATTACAGGAAAGATCATCCGTCACCGGAATCTTTTTCATTTCTTCAGCAATCATCTCAGCCTGGGGACCGACGACAATTTGCAGGTTCTTCTCGCCCACACGTACCACCGCGGCTGCCCCCAGGGCCTTAATGCTGTCATCACTGACGCCGACAGCATCTTTCAGCGTCAGACGCAAGCGAGTGATGCAGGCATCAATCTGAGTAACGTTCTGATGTCCACCCAGCACTTTCAGGCACTGACGAGCGAACAGTGCGCTATTCACCGGTTCAACAGAATTTACGTCCATTTCTTTCTTCACTGTTTCCGGGGAAACAGCCTCCCGGGAAACAGCAGCTGCTAATTCCCGGGCCTGACCAGGCAACTGGATAGCATTCAGATCTTCATCAGCGGCAATTTCCTTCATTTCACCAGCAATGATTTCTGCCTGTGGACCAAGAATAATCTGCAGGTTTTTCTCACCTACACGAATCATACCGCTGGCACCCAGAGCCTTGATGACACTCTCATCAGCAACAGAGGGGTCTTTCAGTGTCAGACGCAGACGGGTGATACAGGCGTCGATGTTGGTGACGTTATCCAGACCACCAATCGCCCTGGTGAACTGACGAGCCTGATAAGCGTTGTCGCTCATGCCCTGTTTGTCCACTGCCGACACTTCTGAAGCACTCTCTGCCAAAGAACCGTCTTCATCTTCACGACCAGGCGTTTTCAGGTTGAATAGTTTGATGGCAAAGTAAAAAACGCAGAAGTAGATGGCGGCAAATGCCAGACCAATAACAATCAGGGTCCATGGTTTAGTTGCCAGTCCCCAGTTTAGCACCATGTCAAACAGACCGGCGGAGAAACCAAAACCACTCAGAACGCCCAGGGCATTGGTAACCACCAGAGAAGCACCGGTCAGCACAGCGTGAGCAGCATACAGGCCAGGAGCCAGGAACATGAACATGAATTCCAGAGGCTCGGTAATACCGGTCAGGAACGCCGTCAGGGCAACCGAGAAAAGCACACCACCCACCTGTGTACGACGGCTCTTATGGGCAGTCAGGTACATGGCCAGAGCTGCTGCAGGCAGACCAAACATCATGACCGGGAAGAAACCGGTCATGAACATCCCGGCCGTTGGATCACCAGCAAAGAAACGATGCAGATCACCGTTGACGACTTCACCGGCAGCATTGGTAAAGTCACCCAGACCAAACCAGAAGTAAGAGTTCAGAACGTGATGAAGTCCGAAAGGAATCAGGCCACGGTTCAGAGTACCGTAAACAAACTGGCCAACAGGACCAGAATCAGCAACACCGTGACCAAAAACATCAATACCATTTTGAATGGCAGGCCAGATGTGACCACATGCCCAGCCGATTGCCAGCATGAACAGACCGGTCATGATCGGTACCAGACGCTGGCCACCGAAGAAGCCAAGGTAAGTCGGCAACGACACCGCATGAAAACGGTTATAGGAATGACCGGCAACCATACCGCTGATGATACCACCGAAGAAGGACATATCGATGTCAGGATTAATGGTTGCCGTCGTTGCTTTCAGAATGAAAAAGCCAACAGCACCGGCAATGGCTGCAGCGCCGGCACCATCAAACGCCAGGCCTACCGCTATACCCATAGAAAACAAAAGTGCCAGATTACTGAAAATCGCGTTCCCCGCCTGCGCCATAAAGGGAATATCCAGCAAATCAGGCTGGCCCAGACGAAGCAGCAAGGCTGCGACAGGAAGAACGGCAATAGGCAGCATCAGCGCCTTACCGAGTTTCTGCAAGTAACCAAGGATGTTCATGATTGATCAACCATTAATTCTTTATAGTGAGAGTATGTCTAGTTCTGTGTGCCGCTAAATCTTACTGATTTATTTTTTTAAACAAAATAAAAACCCTGGGAAAGTTGATCCAGATCATTATTTCAAGACATTTTCTGCCCATTTACCGCCTTGCCAATTGCAGTTATTTTTCATCAAAAAATAAATAAGCTATGATCTAAAACATCACAATTCCTCCTGAGCAGATTGAGAGAAGCCCGGAGTTTACGACATGCGCTTTATACCTCTGAAAGACAAACCCGCAGTTGGCCGTTGGGCTGCCCGATACATCGTCAACCGTATCAAGGCATTTAATCCGACGCCTGAGCAACCCTTTGTGCTTGGTCTGCCTACCGGCGGTACGCCAATCCCGACTTACCAGGAACTGGTTCGTCTGCATCAGGAAGGGGAAGTAAGCTTTGCCAATGTTGTTACCTTCAACATGGACGAATACGTTGGCCTGCCAGCCAATCACCCTGAATGCTACCGGATGTTCATGCACCGCAACCTCTTTGATCATGTGGATATCCCGGCAGCGAACATCAACTTTCTGGATGGTAATGCAGACAACCTGGAAGCTGAGTGTCTGCGCTATGAAGAAGCGATTAAAGGTTATGGCGGCATTGAGCTGTTTATGGGTGGTGTCGGACACGATGGGCACATCGCATTTAATGAACCCGGTTCTTCACTCGCCTCCCGTACCCGCCTGAAGACGCTGACCACTGAAACCCGTGAAGCGAACGCTCGCTTCTTTGATCAGGACATCAGCCACGTACCAAAACTGGCGCTTACCGTGGGCGTGGGAACGGTTCTGGACTCCCGTGAGCTGATGATTCTTGCCACGGGTTCTGATAAATCCCGTGCGGTTCAGGCCTCGGTTGAGGGATCAGTGAACCATATGTGGACGATCTCAGCCCTCCAGCTTCATCCAAAAGCGATGATGATCTGTGATGATCCTGCAACTCTGGACCTGAAAGTTCGCACTCTGCGCTACTTCCAGGATATCGAATCTGAGAATATCAAGGACTTTTGATATGTCTGCGGAGCTTATCATCAGCCCGGAAAAGACTTATGCCCTGGTTAATTTCAAACCGTTAACCGTTAATCCGGGGCAGGCGTCGATTGATACCATCATCATAGAGAATGGCCGAATTTCGGCCATTGGCAGGGCAGAGGATATTGCCGGTGATCATCAGGGTGATGACAGTCTGGAAAAAGTAGACATCAGTGGTCTTACGTTAAGCCCCGGTTTTATCGACTTGCAATTAAACGGCTGTGGCGGTGTGCTTTTTAACAGTGATATCTCCATTAATACGCTTGATATCATGCATGAAACCAATCTCCGCTCAGGTTGCACTGCATTTCTTCCTACGCTAATTACCAGCAGTGATGAGGATATACGACAAGCAGTTAATATCACCCGTGACTACATGGCCATGCATCCGGATCGTGTACCCGGTGTTCACCTGGAAGGTCCTTACCTGAATCTTCAGCGCAAAGGCATTCATGATCCG is a window encoding:
- the ptsP gene encoding phosphoenolpyruvate--protein phosphotransferase, which translates into the protein MTLSDRDVKKEGKFCQLSLVAPLSGMLLSIEESADPVFAGRLIGDGVVINPTDSVVLAPCAGTISQLHDSRHAVAIKTDSGVEVLIHVGIDTVVLRGEGFETNVKIGDKVSVGQELLSFDPGVVGGRAASLQTAMMITTGETGMVVNPSTEVKAGQDTVFAIGAEPEKVMSTQSKYSRQDSVTLTEGFVLKNPLGLHARPSATLIQIIKRFNSEVMILNKDNGKESKANSLTALMGLQTVLGSNLQITVTGPDAKDAMAAILDGFRSGLGEAVVDVLPGTDDVMEEEAPLLGPVEGSDGRLPGVKAAPGMAIGKLYHLVHELPSYPEEGVGVCDELGQLDYGIQKARESLQQLVAKMEADQVGGHAEVFVAHQQLLDDPAISERARELIEAGKSAMWAWHRSFLAEADEMRKLDNPMLAARAIDVEDVGLRVLRYLMGIQGGTDQLPENTILCLEDITPSEVVTLDRQRVIGIVTLHGGATSHAAILAGSLGIPYLVNVPASVRQYENGTDVILNANKGYVLVNPTQEEIARTIARQERAAAEQEAALKVADQPAVTIDGHHVEIAANIANQDDAEKAVKMGAEAVGLLRSEFLYMERATEPTMDEQVKAYEGILGAMGKDRPVIIRTLDVGGDKPLAYLPLPREENPFLGERGVRIGINRPAMLRKQIRAILKAAHAGHARIMFPMISSLDEFRAVKKLVLEEQEKAGVTVDVGIMIEVPSAALLADHFAREVDFFSIGTNDLTQYTLAVDRGHPKLAARIDGLHPAVLRLIDMTVKAANREGKWTGICGSLASDPNAVPILVGLGVQELSISVPAIPIVKARVRSLNYEHCQSLAREALTLDSVEDVRRLTD
- the nagE gene encoding N-acetylglucosamine-specific PTS transporter subunit IIBC is translated as MNILGYLQKLGKALMLPIAVLPVAALLLRLGQPDLLDIPFMAQAGNAIFSNLALLFSMGIAVGLAFDGAGAAAIAGAVGFFILKATTATINPDIDMSFFGGIISGMVAGHSYNRFHAVSLPTYLGFFGGQRLVPIMTGLFMLAIGWACGHIWPAIQNGIDVFGHGVADSGPVGQFVYGTLNRGLIPFGLHHVLNSYFWFGLGDFTNAAGEVVNGDLHRFFAGDPTAGMFMTGFFPVMMFGLPAAALAMYLTAHKSRRTQVGGVLFSVALTAFLTGITEPLEFMFMFLAPGLYAAHAVLTGASLVVTNALGVLSGFGFSAGLFDMVLNWGLATKPWTLIVIGLAFAAIYFCVFYFAIKLFNLKTPGREDEDGSLAESASEVSAVDKQGMSDNAYQARQFTRAIGGLDNVTNIDACITRLRLTLKDPSVADESVIKALGASGMIRVGEKNLQIILGPQAEIIAGEMKEIAADEDLNAIQLPGQARELAAAVSREAVSPETVKKEMDVNSVEPVNSALFARQCLKVLGGHQNVTQIDACITRLRLTLKDAVGVSDDSIKALGAAAVVRVGEKNLQIVVGPQAEMIAEEMKKIPVTDDLSCNVVEVSE
- the nagB gene encoding glucosamine-6-phosphate deaminase, which gives rise to MRFIPLKDKPAVGRWAARYIVNRIKAFNPTPEQPFVLGLPTGGTPIPTYQELVRLHQEGEVSFANVVTFNMDEYVGLPANHPECYRMFMHRNLFDHVDIPAANINFLDGNADNLEAECLRYEEAIKGYGGIELFMGGVGHDGHIAFNEPGSSLASRTRLKTLTTETREANARFFDQDISHVPKLALTVGVGTVLDSRELMILATGSDKSRAVQASVEGSVNHMWTISALQLHPKAMMICDDPATLDLKVRTLRYFQDIESENIKDF